Proteins encoded in a region of the Melospiza georgiana isolate bMelGeo1 chromosome 2, bMelGeo1.pri, whole genome shotgun sequence genome:
- the PCNP gene encoding PEST proteolytic signal-containing nuclear protein isoform X2, which translates to MLFEVAAPINLLSKSSSSCNGGESSSRSAEKRAAHEEAEDFATKPAPAKMSKFGFAIGSQTTKKASAISIKLGANKPKEPVPTLAPKTLSVAAAFNEDEDSEPEEMPPEAKMRMKNIGRDTPTSAGPNSFNKGKHGFSDNQKLWERNIKSHLGNVHDQENN; encoded by the exons ATGCTTTTTGAGGTTGCTGCTCCCATCAATCTGCTCAGTAAAAGTAGCTCATCTTG TAATGGAGGAGAAAGTTCGAGTCGCAGCGCAGAGAAACGGGCAGCTCATGAAGAAGCTGAAGACTTCGCCACAAAGCCTGCTCCTGCCAAAATGTCCAAGTTTGGATTTGCCATAGGCAGTCAGACAACAAAGAAGGCATCTGCAATATCCATCAAACTGGGAGCAAAT AAGCCTAAAGAGCCTGTTCCAACCCTGGCTCCAAAAACCCTTTCTGTAGCAGCAGCTTTCAACGAAGATGAAGAT AGCGAGCCCGAGGAGATGCCCCCCGAAGCCAAGATGCGCATGAAGAACATCGGAAG GGATACACCAACCTCAGCAGGACCAAATTCGTTCAATAAAGGAAAGCATGGATTTTCTGACAACCAGAAGCTATGGGAACGAAATATAAAATCTCATCTTGGAAATGTCCATGACCAAGAAAATAACTAA
- the PCNP gene encoding PEST proteolytic signal-containing nuclear protein isoform X1: protein MADGRAEGEKAKRPQPAGGPEEEAEKPVKTKTVSSSNGGESSSRSAEKRAAHEEAEDFATKPAPAKMSKFGFAIGSQTTKKASAISIKLGANKPKEPVPTLAPKTLSVAAAFNEDEDSEPEEMPPEAKMRMKNIGRDTPTSAGPNSFNKGKHGFSDNQKLWERNIKSHLGNVHDQENN from the exons ATGGCGGACGGCAGAGCCGAGGGGGAGAAGGCGAAGCGGCCGCAGCCCGCAGGAG GACCTGaagaagaggcagaaaaacCTGTGAAAACTAAGACTGTTTCTTCCAGTAATGGAGGAGAAAGTTCGAGTCGCAGCGCAGAGAAACGGGCAGCTCATGAAGAAGCTGAAGACTTCGCCACAAAGCCTGCTCCTGCCAAAATGTCCAAGTTTGGATTTGCCATAGGCAGTCAGACAACAAAGAAGGCATCTGCAATATCCATCAAACTGGGAGCAAAT AAGCCTAAAGAGCCTGTTCCAACCCTGGCTCCAAAAACCCTTTCTGTAGCAGCAGCTTTCAACGAAGATGAAGAT AGCGAGCCCGAGGAGATGCCCCCCGAAGCCAAGATGCGCATGAAGAACATCGGAAG GGATACACCAACCTCAGCAGGACCAAATTCGTTCAATAAAGGAAAGCATGGATTTTCTGACAACCAGAAGCTATGGGAACGAAATATAAAATCTCATCTTGGAAATGTCCATGACCAAGAAAATAACTAA